The following are encoded together in the Pseudomonas sp. IB20 genome:
- a CDS encoding carbon-nitrogen hydrolase family protein produces MSFAVIQMVSQSDVLANLAQARRLLEQAAAGGAKLAVLPENFAAMGRRDVADIGRAEALGEGPILPWLKQAARDLTLWIVAGTLPLPPKDQPNAKSNACSLLIDDRGEIVARYDKLHLFDVDVADARGRYRESDDYAFGGNVVVADTPVGRLGLTVCYDLRFPELYSELRAAGAELITAPSAFTAVTGAAHWDVLIRARAIETQCYLLAAAQGGVHPGPRETFGHAAIVDPWGRVLTQQDQGEAVLLAERDSSEQASIRARMPVVNHRRFFSQGAQRPASER; encoded by the coding sequence ATGTCCTTTGCGGTAATTCAAATGGTCAGCCAGAGTGACGTCCTGGCCAACCTGGCTCAGGCCCGGCGCTTGCTGGAGCAAGCGGCGGCGGGCGGTGCGAAGCTGGCGGTACTGCCGGAAAACTTCGCCGCCATGGGCCGTCGTGACGTCGCCGACATTGGTCGCGCCGAAGCCTTGGGCGAAGGCCCGATCCTGCCGTGGTTGAAACAGGCCGCCCGCGACCTCACCTTATGGATAGTGGCCGGCACATTGCCGTTGCCGCCTAAGGACCAACCGAACGCCAAATCCAACGCCTGCTCGCTCTTGATCGATGATCGGGGTGAAATCGTCGCCCGTTACGACAAACTGCACCTGTTCGATGTCGACGTGGCGGATGCTCGAGGTCGTTATCGCGAATCCGACGACTATGCTTTCGGTGGCAATGTTGTCGTGGCGGACACGCCGGTGGGGCGCTTGGGCCTGACGGTATGCTACGACTTGCGGTTCCCCGAGTTGTACAGCGAATTGCGTGCGGCGGGGGCTGAATTGATTACCGCGCCCTCGGCCTTTACGGCGGTGACCGGCGCTGCACATTGGGATGTGCTGATTCGTGCGCGAGCCATCGAAACCCAGTGCTACCTGCTGGCAGCCGCCCAAGGCGGCGTACACCCAGGCCCACGGGAAACCTTTGGCCACGCAGCAATTGTCGACCCTTGGGGGCGCGTGCTGACACAACAGGATCAAGGCGAAGCGGTGTTGTTGGCCGAACGCGATAGCAGTGAACAGGCGTCGATACGGGCGCGCATGCCGGTGGTCAACCATCGGCGCTTTTTCTCGCAGGGCGCGCAGCGGCCTGCTTCGGAACGATGA
- the tldD gene encoding metalloprotease TldD, with the protein MSELLSSVSEHLLAPGGVTIESLQTVLGDLAGPGIDAADLYFQGQISESWALEDGIVKEGSFNLDQGVGVRAQSGEKTGFAYSNAITLEALGLAARAARSISRAGQNGTVQAFSTQDVAQLYAPDNPLEVISRAEKVDLLKRIDAATRALDPRIQQVTVSMAGVWERILVASTDGGLAADVRPLVRFNVSVIVEQNGRRERGGHGGGGRTDYRYFLTEDRAMGYAREALRQALVNLEAIPAPAGTLPVVLGSGWSGVLLHEAVGHGLEGDFNRKGSSAYSGRMGEMVASKLCTIVDDGTLAGRRGSLSIDDEGTPTECTTLIENGVLKGYMQDKLNARLMGVARTGNGRRESYAHLPMPRMTNTYMLGGESDPAEIIASVKRGIYCANLGGGQVDITSGKFVFSTSEAYLIEDGKITAPVKGATLIGNGPEAMSKVSMVGNDLSLDSGVGTCGKDGQSVPVGVGQPTLKIDAITVGGTGS; encoded by the coding sequence ATGAGCGAGTTGTTGTCCTCAGTCAGTGAACACCTCCTGGCACCCGGTGGCGTGACCATCGAAAGCTTGCAAACCGTGCTCGGCGATCTGGCCGGGCCAGGTATCGACGCGGCCGACCTGTATTTCCAAGGGCAGATTTCCGAGTCTTGGGCCCTCGAAGACGGCATCGTCAAGGAAGGCAGCTTCAACCTTGATCAAGGTGTGGGCGTGCGCGCGCAATCTGGTGAGAAGACCGGGTTTGCCTACAGCAACGCCATTACCCTTGAAGCCCTGGGCCTGGCGGCGCGTGCGGCACGCTCGATCTCCCGCGCCGGCCAGAACGGCACGGTGCAGGCATTCAGCACCCAGGATGTGGCTCAGTTGTACGCGCCGGATAACCCTCTGGAAGTGATCAGCCGTGCGGAAAAGGTCGACTTGCTCAAGCGTATTGATGCGGCCACCCGTGCCCTCGACCCGCGTATCCAGCAAGTCACCGTGAGCATGGCCGGTGTGTGGGAGCGCATTCTTGTGGCGTCCACCGACGGCGGGTTGGCGGCGGATGTACGGCCGCTGGTGCGGTTCAATGTCAGTGTGATCGTCGAGCAGAACGGTCGCCGCGAGCGCGGTGGCCATGGCGGCGGCGGGCGCACCGACTACCGTTATTTCCTCACTGAAGACCGCGCCATGGGCTACGCCCGCGAAGCGCTGCGCCAGGCACTGGTCAACCTTGAAGCCATTCCGGCGCCAGCCGGTACCTTGCCGGTGGTACTGGGCTCGGGCTGGTCTGGGGTTTTGCTGCACGAAGCGGTGGGCCACGGCCTGGAAGGCGACTTCAACCGCAAGGGCAGTTCCGCCTACAGCGGGCGCATGGGCGAGATGGTCGCGTCCAAGCTGTGCACCATTGTCGATGACGGCACCCTGGCCGGTCGTCGTGGTTCGCTGAGCATCGACGACGAAGGCACGCCGACCGAGTGCACCACGCTGATTGAAAACGGTGTGCTCAAGGGTTACATGCAAGACAAGCTCAACGCCCGCCTGATGGGCGTGGCGCGTACTGGTAACGGCCGCCGCGAGTCCTACGCTCACCTGCCGATGCCGCGTATGACCAACACCTACATGCTCGGTGGCGAAAGCGACCCGGCGGAAATCATCGCCTCGGTAAAACGCGGGATCTACTGCGCCAACCTCGGCGGCGGCCAAGTGGACATCACCAGCGGCAAATTTGTGTTCTCCACCAGCGAGGCGTACCTGATCGAAGACGGCAAGATTACCGCGCCGGTCAAAGGGGCAACGTTGATTGGTAACGGGCCAGAAGCCATGAGCAAGGTGTCGATGGTCGGTAACGACCTGTCGCTGGACAGCGGCGTGGGCACGTGCGGTAAAGATGGGCAGTCGGTGCCGGTCGGCGTTGGTCAGCCAACCTTGAAGATTGATGCGATCACCGTGGGTGGCACGGGGTCGTAA
- the yjgA gene encoding ribosome biogenesis factor YjgA, producing MVDSYDDSLDGEKSKTQVKRELHALVDLGERLTTLKPDLVAKLPLTDEMRRALADAPKHTANIARKRHIMFIGKLMRDQDTDAILTLLDQLDASTRQYNERFHNLERWRDRLISGDDAVLEKFVLDYPDADRQQLRSLIRQAQHELAQNKAPATSRKIFKYIRELDETQRGLR from the coding sequence ATGGTTGATTCTTACGACGACTCCCTCGATGGGGAGAAAAGCAAAACCCAGGTCAAACGCGAGCTGCATGCTCTGGTTGACCTTGGCGAGCGCCTTACAACGCTCAAGCCTGACTTGGTTGCAAAACTGCCACTGACCGACGAAATGCGCCGGGCCCTGGCTGATGCACCTAAGCACACCGCGAATATCGCGCGTAAACGGCACATCATGTTTATCGGCAAACTGATGCGCGATCAGGACACTGACGCCATTCTGACCCTGCTCGATCAACTCGATGCCTCCACTCGCCAATACAACGAACGTTTCCACAACCTGGAACGTTGGCGTGACCGCCTGATTTCGGGCGATGACGCTGTATTGGAGAAGTTCGTGTTGGACTACCCGGACGCGGACCGCCAGCAACTGCGCTCCCTGATCCGTCAGGCCCAGCACGAACTGGCGCAAAACAAGGCTCCGGCCACCAGCCGTAAAATTTTCAAGTACATCCGTGAGCTGGACGAGACTCAACGCGGCCTGCGCTGA
- the pmbA gene encoding metalloprotease PmbA, with amino-acid sequence MSAAQSVGPQALPALQEQVEQILAEAKRQGASACEVAVSLEQGLSTSVRQREVETVEFNRDQGFGITLYVGQRKGSASTSASGPEAIRETVAAALAIAKHTSEDESSGLADKALMAKDLKDFDLFHTWDITPEQAIEQALICEAAAFDADPRIKNADGTTLSTHQGCRVYGNSHGFIGGYASTRHSLSCVMIAEADGQMQRDYWYDVSRQGELLADPVSIGQRAAQRAASRLGARPVPTCEVPVLFSAELAGGLFGSFLGAISGGNLYRKSSFLEGAIGQKLFPEWLTIDERPHLMRAMGSSAFDGDGLATYAKPFVEKGELVSYVLGTYAGRKLGLPSTANAGGVHNLFVTHGDEDQAALLRRMGRGLLVTELMGSGLNMVTGDYSRGAAGFWVENGEIQFAVQEVTIAGNMRDMFKQIVAVGNDLELRSNIRTGSVLIERMTVAGS; translated from the coding sequence ATGAGTGCAGCCCAAAGCGTCGGTCCGCAAGCGTTACCGGCACTGCAGGAACAAGTCGAGCAGATCCTTGCCGAGGCCAAGCGCCAGGGGGCCAGCGCCTGTGAAGTGGCGGTGTCGCTGGAGCAGGGGCTGTCGACGTCGGTGCGCCAGCGGGAAGTGGAAACCGTCGAATTCAATCGCGACCAGGGTTTTGGTATCACCTTGTATGTAGGGCAGCGCAAGGGCTCGGCGAGTACGTCGGCCAGCGGGCCCGAAGCGATTCGCGAGACGGTCGCCGCTGCGTTGGCGATTGCCAAGCACACCTCCGAAGATGAAAGCTCAGGCTTGGCTGACAAGGCACTGATGGCCAAGGACTTGAAGGATTTCGATCTGTTTCACACTTGGGACATCACGCCTGAACAGGCTATCGAGCAGGCGCTGATCTGCGAAGCTGCAGCGTTTGATGCTGATCCTCGCATCAAGAATGCTGACGGCACCACCTTGAGTACCCATCAGGGCTGCCGCGTGTATGGCAACAGCCACGGGTTTATCGGTGGTTACGCCTCCACTCGCCATAGCCTGAGCTGCGTGATGATTGCCGAGGCCGATGGCCAGATGCAGCGTGATTACTGGTATGACGTGAGCCGCCAAGGCGAATTGCTGGCTGACCCGGTCAGCATTGGCCAGCGCGCAGCCCAGCGCGCGGCGAGCCGCCTGGGCGCGCGCCCGGTACCGACCTGTGAAGTGCCGGTGCTGTTTTCGGCAGAGCTGGCCGGCGGGTTGTTCGGCAGCTTCCTGGGCGCGATTTCCGGCGGCAACCTCTACCGCAAGTCTTCGTTCCTTGAGGGCGCAATCGGCCAGAAACTGTTTCCTGAGTGGCTGACCATTGATGAGCGCCCGCACCTGATGCGCGCCATGGGCAGTTCGGCGTTCGACGGTGATGGCCTGGCCACTTATGCCAAACCGTTTGTCGAAAAGGGCGAGTTGGTCTCCTACGTTCTCGGTACTTACGCTGGCCGCAAGCTTGGCCTGCCAAGCACCGCCAACGCCGGTGGCGTGCACAACCTGTTCGTGACCCATGGCGACGAAGACCAGGCGGCGTTGCTGCGTCGTATGGGCCGTGGCCTGCTGGTGACCGAACTGATGGGCAGTGGCCTGAATATGGTCACCGGTGATTATTCCCGCGGCGCGGCGGGTTTCTGGGTAGAAAACGGCGAAATTCAATTCGCCGTGCAGGAAGTCACCATCGCCGGCAACATGCGCGACATGTTCAAGCAGATCGTTGCCGTGGGTAACGACCTGGAACTGCGCAGCAACATTCGCACCGGTTCGGTGTTGATCGAGCGGATGACTGTCGCCGGCAGCTAA
- a CDS encoding FagA protein, which translates to MSSVLHEDPYLESWRWMSRQIRCGLDPNEPRLIEHYLNEGRYLACCTATHPWTIAETSLRLLIDTARDIALPWHWRSMCLDQAWRPLRDLENLSRCACRLKRWQAFAWQLATCELLPSISVSDLVQGSSDE; encoded by the coding sequence ATGAGTTCTGTCCTGCATGAGGATCCGTACCTGGAAAGCTGGCGCTGGATGAGTCGTCAGATTCGCTGCGGCCTCGATCCCAATGAACCTCGCCTGATCGAACATTACCTCAATGAGGGTCGGTACCTGGCGTGTTGCACCGCGACCCATCCGTGGACGATCGCCGAAACCTCATTGCGCCTGCTGATCGACACCGCCCGCGATATCGCCTTGCCCTGGCATTGGCGCTCCATGTGCCTGGACCAGGCGTGGCGCCCGCTGCGCGACCTGGAAAACCTCTCCCGCTGTGCCTGCCGCCTTAAGCGCTGGCAGGCCTTTGCCTGGCAATTGGCGACCTGCGAATTGCTGCCTTCCATTTCTGTTTCTGACCTGGTGCAAGGATCTTCCGATGAGTAA